A stretch of the Rosa rugosa chromosome 5, drRosRugo1.1, whole genome shotgun sequence genome encodes the following:
- the LOC133712547 gene encoding probable beta-1,4-xylosyltransferase IRX10, with protein MRMGMWVLALLCVYGFAWGVGADKNVRTERISGSAGDVLEDNPVGRLKVYVYELPSKYNKKLLQKEPRCLNHMFAAEIFMHRFLLSSAVRTHNPNEADWFYTPIYTTCDLTPTGLPLPFKSPRMMRSAVQLISRNWPYWNRTEGADHFFVVPHDFGACFHYQEEKAIDRGILPLLQRATLVQTFGQRNHVCLKEGSITIPPYAPPQKMQTHLIPQETPRSIFVYFRGLFYDINNDPEGGYYARGARAAVWENFKNNPLFDISTDHPTTYYEDMQRSIFCLCPLGWAPWSPRLVEAVVFGCIPVIIADDIVLPFADAIPWEEIGVFVAEEDVPNLDTILTSIPPEVILRKQRLLANPSMKWAMMFPQPAQPGDAFHQILNGLARKLPHDKSVYLKADQKNLNWTAGPVGDLKPW; from the exons ATGAGAATGGGAATGTGGGTGCTTGCTCTTCTTTGTGTTTATGGTTTTGCTTGGGGAGTTGGTGCTGATAAGAATGTAAGAACCGAGAGAATTTCAG GAAGTGCTGGTGATGTGTTAGAGGATAATCCAGTTGGGAGGTTGAAGGTTTATGTGTATGAGCTGCCTAGCAAATACAACAAGAAACTCCTTCAAAAAGAGCCAAGATGTCTCAACCATATGTTTGCTGCTGAGATCTTTATGCATAGGTTCCTCTTATCAAGCGCGGTTAGAACCCACAATCCGAACGAAGCAGATTGGTTCTATACTCCTATATACACAACTTGTGACCTTACCCCTACTGGCTTGCCATTGCCCTTCAAATCACCACGGATGATGAGAAGTGCAGTGCAGCTCATATCTAGGAACTGGCCTTATTGGAATCGAACAGAGGGAGCTGATCACTTCTTTGTTGTGCCCCATGACTTTGGAGCCTGCTTCCATTACCAG GAAGAGAAAGCTATTGACAGGGGGATTCTTCCATTACTTCAGCGTGCAACATTGGTTCAAACCTTTGGACAGAGGAACCATGTATGTTTGAAAGAGGGTTCGATCACAATTCCTCCCTATGCTCCACCGCAAAAGATGCAGACCCACCTAATTCCCCAGGAAACTCCAAGGTCCATCTTTGTCTACTTTCGTGGCCTGTTTTATGACATTAATAATGATCCTGAAGGTGGTTACTATGCAAG AGGTGCAAGGGCAGCTGTTTGGGAGAACTTCAAGAACAACCCTCTCTTCGACATCTCAACTGACCACCCAACAACATATTATGAAGACATGCAACGATCGATATTCTGTTTATGCCCTCTTGGATGGGCTCCATGGAGTCCGAGGCTAGTTGAAGCTGTGGTATTCGGTTGCATTCCTGTTATTATAGCCGATGACATTGTGTTACCCTTTGCTGATGCCATCCCATGGGAAGAAATCGGAGTATTTGTAGCCGAGGAGGATGTCCCTAACTTGGATACAATTCTCACTTCTATTCCACCAGAAGTGATTTTAAGGAAACAAAGATTGCTTGCAAATCCTTCGATGAAATGGGCCATGATGTTCCCACAGCCGGCACAACCAGGGGATGCTTTCCACCAGATACTTAACGGGCTGGCTCGGAAACTACCCCATGACAAGAGTGTTTACTTAAAGGCTGATCAAAAGAATTTGAACTGGACAGCAGGTCCAGTGGGAGACTTGAAACCTTGGTAA
- the LOC133710793 gene encoding glycine--tRNA ligase, mitochondrial 1 — translation MRILTFLTSSIPIGHSFFTRLTHSSSSLPLRFRTIATMAASSSSEDSLRKALSEKLSEVESQGNQVRSLKKSGAAKTELDAAIEALNALKLEKASIEKDLQATISGGDGGSVNKEALRQAVVNTLERRLFYIPAFKIYGGVAGLYDYGPPGCAVKSNVLGFWRQHFVLEENMLEVDCPCVTPEVVLKASGHVEKFTDLMVKDEASGMCYRADHLLKDHCKDKLEKDLRITSEMAMELKEVLSKLDVLSAEELGACIKKYGITAPDTKNTLSDPYPFNLMFQTSIGPSGVSTGYMRPETAQGIFVNFRDLYYYNGNKLPFAAAQIGQAFRNEISPRQGLLRVREFTLAEIEHFVDPEDKSHPKFSDVAHLEFLMFPRDEQKPGQSARIISLGEAVSSKDSKIVDNETLGYFIGRVYLFLTRLGIDKNRLRFRQHLANEMAHYAQDCWDAEIETSYGWIECVGIADRSAYDLKAHSEKSRVDLEAQEKYSEPREVEKLVISPVKKAIGLAFKGDQKKVLEALEAMKEEEALKMKTDLESKGEVEFYVCTLEKKVSINSSMVTISKEKKKEHQRVFTPSVIEPSFGIGRIIYCLYEHSYYMRPSKDGNEQFNVFRFPPLVAPIKCTVFPLVQKQEYEEVSKVISKSLTASGISHKIDITGTSIGKRYARTDELGVPFAITVDSVSSVTIRERDSKDQIRVDVSEAASVVKDIAEGVRTWADVWSAFPHHSSGSADE, via the exons ATGCGCATCCTCACTTTCCTAACCTCATCGATACCAATTGGCCACAGTTTCTTCACTCGCCTCACTCACTCCTCATCGTCTCTACCTCTCCGCTTCAGAACCATCGCCACCATGGccgcttcttcctcctccgaggACTCGCTCCGCAAAGCCCTCTCCGAGAAGCTCTCGGAGGTCGAGAGCCAGGGCAACCAGGTCCGTTCTCTGAAGAAATCCGGCGCCGCCAAGACGGAACTTGACGCCGCCATTGAGGCCTTGAACGCGCTCAAGCTTGAGAAGGCGTCGATCGAGAAAGACCTCCAAGCCACCATCAgcggcggcgacggcggctccGTTAACAAGGAGGCGTTACGTCAGGCTGTGGTGAATACTCTGGAGCGCCGTTTGTTTTATATTCCCGCTTTCAAGATTTACGGCGGCGTTGCTGGCCTCTACGATTACGGCCCTCCTGGTTGCGCCGTCAAGTCCAATGTCCTAGGGTTTTGGCGTCAG CATTTTGTGCTTGAAGAGAACATGTTGGAAGTTGACTGCCCTTGTGTCACACCTGAGGTTGTTTTGAAAGCATCGGGTCATGTGGAGAAATTCACCGATCTTATGGTTAAGGATGAGGCGTCTGGGATGTGCTACAGAGCTGATCACTTACTCAAGGATCACTGTAAAGATAAGCTTGAAAAGGACCTCAGAATTACTTCAGAGATGGCAATGGAACTGAAAGAAGTACTTTCAAAATTAGATGTCCTCTCCGCTGAAGAGCTGGGTGCATGTATAAAGAAATATGGTATTACAGCCCCTGACACAAAGAACACTCTCTCGGATCCTTATCCATTCAACCTGATGTTTCAAACATCAATTGGTCCTTCTGGTGTGAGCACCGG GTATATGCGTCCAGAAACTGCCCAAGGCATATTTGTGAATTTTAGGGACTTGTACTATTACAATGGGAACAAACTCCCTTTTGCTGCAGCCCAAATTGGCCAGGCTTTTAGAAATGAG ATATCTCCTCGCCAAGGTCTTTTGAGAGTCCGTGAGTTTACACTTGCAGAGATTGAGCACTTCGTTGACCCCGAAGACAAATCTCACCCAAAATTCTCTGATGTTGCACATTTGGAGTTTCTGATGTTCCCAAGGGATGAACAGAAGCCTGGCCAGTCTGCAAGGATAATCTCACTAGGTGAAGCTGTATCTTCTAAG GATTCTAAAATTGTCGACAACGAAACCCTTGGCTACTTTATTGGGAGAGTATACCTCTTCCTCACTCGTCTGGGCATAGACAAGAACCGGTTAAGGTTCCGGCAGCACCTTGCAAATGAAATGGCTCACTATGCCCAGGACTGTTGGGATGCTGAGATTGAGACTTCATATGGCTGGATTGAGTGCGTGGGTATTGCAGATAGATCTGCGTATGACTTGAAGGCTCATTCG GAGAAAAGTAGAGTTGATCTTGAGGCACAGGAAAAATATTCCGAACCAAGAGAAGTTGAG AAATTGGTTATATCTCCTGTAAAGAAAGCGATTGGTCTTGCTTTCAAGGGGGACCAAAAGAAAGTACTTGAAGCTTTGGAG GccatgaaagaagaagaagctttgaaAATGAAGACTGATTTAGAGTCAAAAGGGGAGGTAGAGTTTTATGTCTGCACTCTAGAGAAGAAAGTATCTATTAATTCAAGTATGGTAACAATttcaaaggagaaaaagaaagaacaccAGAGAGTATTCACGCCCTCGGTAATTGAGCCTTCTTTTGGCATCGGTCGGATAATATATTGCCTCTATGAGCACTCATACTACATGAGGCCAAGTAAAGATGGGAATGAACAGTTTAATGTGTTCCGTTTTCCCCCTCTTGTGGCACCCATCAAGTGCACAGTTTTCCCGTTGGTTCAGAAGCAAGAGTATGAGGAAGTTTCTAAAGTCATTTCCAAATCATTGACTGCATCTGGGATATCACATAAAATTGATATTACAG GTACCTCAATCGGGAAACGATACGCACGGACGGATGAACTGGGTGTACCATTTGCAATCACAGTTGATTCCGTATCTTCTGTGACAATCCGGGAACGAGACAGCAAGGATCAGATCCGGGTTGATGTGAGTGAGGCGGCGTCTGTTGTCAAGGATATAGCTGAGGGAGTGAGGACATGGGCGGATGTGTGGTCGGCTTTCCCACACCATTCTTCTGGCTCAGCAGACGAGTAG
- the LOC133710795 gene encoding uncharacterized protein LOC133710795, translating to MESNGKDEGMEEQQSLESSEIEKSKVGIMRALVEREDPSSKEVDDFMIRRFLRARDHDIEKASNLFLKYLSWRKAFMPNGSISESEIPRELAHNKLFMQGVDKKGRPIVVVYGGRHKHTKLEEFKRFVVYTLEKICARMPAGQEKFLSIADLEGWGYANSDVRGYLAALTILQDCYPERLGKLFIVHSPYLFMTAWKMVYPFIDDKTKKKIIFVENKKLNSTLLGDIDESQLPDVYGGKLPLVPIQDC from the exons ATGGAATCCAATGGGAAAGATGAGGGAATGGAAGAGCAACAGAGCTTGGAAAGCAGTGAGATTGAGAAAAGCAAAGTGGGGATCATGAGAGCCCTTGTGGAAAGAGAAGATCCCTCCTCCAAG GAAGTGGATGATTTCATGATCCGGAGATTTCTTCGGGCTCGTGATCATGACATTGAGAAGGCTTCTAACCTCTTCCTCAAGTACCTGAGTTGGAGGAAAGCATTTATGCCAAATGGTTCCATCTCAGAGTCGGAGATTCCAAGAGAACTAGCTCATAACAAGTTGTTTATGCAAGGCGTGGACAAGAAGGGGCGCCCCATTGTTGTTGTCTATGGTGGGAGGCATAAGCACACCAAGCTAGAGGAGTTTAAAC GTTTTGTAGTCTACACTCTTGAGAAGATATGTGCCAG AATGCCAGCGGGGCAGGAAAAGTTTTTATCCATTGCAGATCTTGAAGGATGGGGGTATGCCAACAGTGATGTTCGTGGATACTTAGCAGCTCTAACAATCTTACAG GATTGCTATCCGGAGAGGCTTGGCAAGTTATTTATTGTCCATTCACCGTACCTATTCATGACTGCTTGGAAGATGGTTTACCCTTTTATCGAtgacaaaaccaaaaaaaag ATAATTTTTGTTGAGAACAAAAAGCTGAACTCCACATTACTCGGTGATATTGATGAGAGCCAACTACCGGATGTATATGGCGGCAAACTGCCATTAGTTCCGATCCAAGACTGCTAA
- the LOC133710794 gene encoding cytochrome b-c1 complex subunit Rieske-4, mitochondrial-like has translation MLRVAGRRLSSSVGGAWRLSQTSPVFLSRSHPLSFNNNDESSSHVRSRSPIHSLLNSQSPFLIRGFSSDALAPGHDIGGMISDVPATVAALKNPSSKIVYDDYNHERYPPGDPSKRAFAYFVLTGGRFVYASLIRLLVLKFVLSMSASKDVLALASLEVDLSSIEPGSTVTVKWRGKPVFIRRRTEDDIKLANSIDVQSLRDPQQDSERVKDPEWLIVVGVCTHLGCIPLPNAGDFGGWFCPCHGSHYDISGRIRKGPAPYNLEVPTYSFLTENKLLIG, from the exons ATGCTGAGAGTCGCCGGAAGAAGGCTTTCCTCCTCTGTAGGCGGCGCGTGGAGGTTGTCGCAGACATCCCCAGTCTTTCTCTCTCGATCCCATCCACTTTCCTTCAACAACAACGACGAGTCGTCCTCCCACGTCCGTTCCAGATCCCCCATTCACTCTCTCCTCAATTCCCAATCTCCATTTCTCATCAGAG GATTTTCCTCTGACGCCCTCGCTCCTGGACATGATATTGGTGGTATGATCTCAGATGTCCCAGCTACTGTGGCAGCACTGAAGAATCCTTCTTCAAAGATTGTATATGATGACTACAACCATGAAAGATACCCACCTGGTGATCCCAGCAAGCGTGCATTTGCTTATTTTGTCTTGACAGGTGGAAGGTTTGTGTATGCATCCTTGATCCGGCTTCTGGTCCTCAAGTTTGTTTTGAGCATGTCTGCCAGCAAAGATGTCCTTGCTCTTGCTTCCCTTGAGGTTGACCTATCCAGCATTGAGCCTGGCAGTACTGTTACTGTCAAGTGGAGGGGGAAGCCAGTTTTTATTAGGCGTAGAACTGAAGATGACATCAAGTTGGCTAATAGTATTGATGTTCAGTCACTTCGTGATCCTCAACAGGACTCAGAGAGGGTTAAGGATCCAGAATGGCTTATTGTTGTTGGGGTCTGCACTCACTTGGGGTGCATCCCCTTGCCAAATGCTGGTGACTTTGGCGGATGGTTTTGCCCATGCCATGGTTCACACTATGACATTTCTGGTAGGATCCGCAAGGGGCCTGCACCCTACAATCTTGAGGTACCCACTTACAGTTTTTTGACCGAGAACAAGTTACTCATTGGGTGA